In a genomic window of Quercus lobata isolate SW786 chromosome 4, ValleyOak3.0 Primary Assembly, whole genome shotgun sequence:
- the LOC115984666 gene encoding probable LRR receptor-like serine/threonine-protein kinase At3g47570, which yields MSSAPSSSSFYMHAFILLVLCYGLLVTSVVGGNNETDRLALLEFKAKITDDPLQVMSSWNDSIHFRQWRGVTYGRRHQRVIVLDQRSSKLGGSISPHIGLNRLSSRIPPSIFNMSSLIVFDVGDNQIQGHLPSDIGITLPNIEEIFIYINQFVGPIPISISNASNLELLELTDNKLRGRVPSLEKLYRVSVFALAYNELGNGGANGLSFHCSLTNSTYLTILAIGNNNFGGELPKCIANFSTTLTILSLKSNKISGNIPTGIENLTNLESLNMGNNKLSGHIPFEIGKLHKLQYLGLGKL from the exons ATGAGTTCAGctccatcttcctcatcttTTTACATGCATGCTTTTATCCTTCTTGTCTTGTGCTATGGCTTGTTAGTCACCTCTGTGGTTGGTGGGAATAATGAAACAGACCGGTTAGCTTTGCTTGAGTTCAAAGCCAAGATCACTGATGATCCTCTCCAGGTTATGAGCTCTTGGAATGACAGCATCCACTTTCGTCAATGGCGAGGGGTTACCTATGGTCGTCGACATCAGAGAGTCATTGTGTTGGACCAGCGATCTTCGAAACTGGGAGGATCCATATCACCGCATATTg GTTTAAATAGGTTGTCTAGTAGAATTCCTCCCTCCATCTTCAATATGTCTTCGTTAATTGTGTTTGATGTAGGAGACAACCAAATCCAAGGGCATCTTCCATCAGACATAGGTATCACTCTACCCAATATAGAAGAAATTTTCATTTACATAAACCAATTTGTTGGACCTATCCCTATTTCAATATCTAATGCCTCAAATCTAGAGCTACTTGAACTTACCGACAATAAACTAAGAGGAAGAGTTCCTTCTTTGGAGAAGTTATATAGAGTTTCAGTTTTTGCCTTGGCTTATAACGAGCTTGGAAATGGAGGGGCAAATGGCTTGAGTTTTCACTGTTCTTTGACAAATTCTACATATCTAACCATTTTAGCGATAGGCAACAATAACTTTGGGGGAGAGTTGCCCAAGTGCATTGCCAATTTCTCAACTACTCTCACCATTCTGAGtctaaaaagtaataaaatatctGGAAACATTCCTACTGGAATAGAAAATTTGACCAATTTGGAGTCACTAAATATGGGGAATAATAAATTATCAGGTCATATTCCTTTTGAAATTGGAAAGCTTCATAAGTTACAATATTTGGGTTTAGGCAAGTTGTGA
- the LOC115984667 gene encoding probable LRR receptor-like serine/threonine-protein kinase At3g47570, which translates to MLFGKIPTSLGSCVKLESLAMRSNFFQGVIPSSLESLRGLEVLDLSKNNFSGNIPKFLESFIFLELLNLSYNNFDGEVPTNGVFKNISATVIKGNSKLCGGMPKFDLPICVDYQGHVFKALVYEFMTNGNLDEWLHPISRTNEVPEEQRNLNFLQRLNITIDVANALEYLHHHCHTPIVHCDLKPSNVLLDDEMIGHVGDFGLARFLREATQERFTNQSNSFGLRGTIGYALPEYGIGNEVSINGDVYSYGILLLEMFTRKRPTVNIFKDNLNLHDFVKGALPKRVINIVDPIILWEREDMETRTNDTHIQNQIGSPKILECLILIFGIGVSCTMESPRERMNISDVVAQLHLIREKLLRTRIAEKDFNLQVQRASDLLEGSMT; encoded by the exons atgttGTTTGGAAAAATTCCAACAAGTCTTGGTAGCTGTGTAAAACTAGAATCTCTAGCCATGAGAAGCAACTTCTTTCAAGGGGTCATTCCTTCATCTTTGGAATCATTAAGGGGCCTTGAAGTTTTAGATCTTTCTAAAAACAATTTCTCTGGcaatattccaaaatttttggagagCTTTATCTTCTTGGAGTTACTGAATTTGTCTTATAACAATTTTGATGGGGAGGTACCAACAAATGGAGTTTTCAAGAACATAAGTGCAACCGTGATTAAGGGAAATAGTAAGTTATGTGGAGGCATGCCAAAGTTTGATCTTCCTATAT GTGTTGACTATCAAGGCCATGTTTTCAAAGCATTGGTATATGAGTTCATGACTAATGGTAACCTAGATGAGTGGTTGCATCCAATTTCAAGAACAAATGAGGTTCctgaagaacaaagaaatttgaattttcttcaaaGACTAAATATTACTATTGATGTTGCAAATGCATTGGaatatcttcatcatcattgccATACACCAATTGTTCATTGTGACCTCAAGCCTAGCAATGTTCTTCTCGATGATGAAATGATTGGACATGTTGGTGACTTTGGCTTGGCAAGGTTCCTTCGCGAGGCCACCCAAGAGCGTTTCACTAATCAATCAAACTCTTTCGGATTAAGAGGAACAATTGGTTATGCTCTGCCAG AATATGGTATAGGAAATGAGGTGTCAATTAATGGTGATGTCTATAGTTATGGCATACTATTATTGGAGATGTTCACAAGAAAAAGGCCAACCGTTAACATTTTCAAAGACAACTTGAACCTTCATGATTTCGTTAAAGGAGCTTTGCCTAAACGAGTGATTAACATTGTGGATCCTATTATTCTTTGGGAAAGAGAAGATATGGAAACAAGGACAAATGATACTcacattcaaaatcaaataggAAGTCCCAAAATTCTAGAgtgcttgattttgatatttggaATTGGAGTGTCTTGTACTATGGAATCTCCAAGAGAAAGGATGAATATTAGTGATGTTGTAGCTCAATTGCATTTGATTAGAGAAAAGCTCCTCAGAACAAGAATAGCCGAGAAAGACTTCAACTTACAG